In the genome of Flavobacterium panacagri, one region contains:
- a CDS encoding glycoside hydrolase family 43 protein, whose protein sequence is MKTHQNYCRQKLHFVFSVLLCFLFFSMMQAQKKRAIKEAIPLDSIRLSDPAILADKKTKMYYMTGTGGLLWKSKDLKSWSGPYEVVKTNPNSWMGPNPMIWAAELHFYKNKYYDFATFTNRDKIIDKVDDISIERRASHVLVSDKAEGPYVPMKDDTYLPANKPTLDGTFWIDKDGKPYMIYCYEWLQNGNGTIEKIELKPDLSGSVGEGKLLFKASDSPWSREKDANGNDKPNKVTDGPYLFKTGTGRLGMIWTSWIYDVYTQGVAYSKSGTLDGPWIQEKDPITPPNFGHGMLFQTFEGKWLMSVHSHKKVEGKTVRIPKLFEVDLSGDQLVVVKPYIP, encoded by the coding sequence ATGAAAACACACCAAAATTATTGTAGACAGAAATTACATTTTGTTTTTTCTGTGCTTCTATGTTTTTTATTTTTTTCGATGATGCAGGCTCAAAAAAAAAGAGCAATAAAAGAAGCAATTCCTTTAGATTCCATTAGATTGAGTGATCCAGCTATTTTAGCTGATAAGAAAACCAAGATGTATTACATGACGGGTACAGGAGGATTACTTTGGAAAAGCAAAGATTTAAAATCATGGAGTGGTCCGTATGAAGTTGTCAAAACTAATCCCAATTCATGGATGGGACCAAACCCTATGATTTGGGCTGCAGAACTTCATTTTTATAAAAATAAATATTACGATTTTGCGACTTTTACCAATAGAGACAAAATAATAGATAAAGTTGACGATATTAGTATTGAACGCCGTGCAAGCCATGTTTTGGTCAGTGATAAAGCGGAAGGACCTTATGTGCCAATGAAAGACGATACCTATTTACCAGCCAATAAACCAACGTTAGATGGTACATTTTGGATTGACAAAGATGGAAAACCGTATATGATTTATTGTTACGAATGGCTCCAAAATGGCAATGGAACAATCGAAAAAATAGAACTTAAACCAGATTTAAGCGGATCGGTAGGAGAGGGAAAATTACTTTTTAAAGCAAGTGATTCTCCTTGGAGCAGGGAAAAAGATGCGAATGGAAATGACAAACCCAACAAAGTTACAGACGGTCCTTATTTGTTTAAGACAGGGACTGGACGTTTGGGAATGATTTGGACGAGCTGGATTTATGATGTTTATACGCAGGGAGTTGCCTATTCTAAAAGTGGCACTTTAGACGGACCATGGATTCAAGAGAAAGATCCTATTACACCTCCAAATTTTGGTCACGGCATGTTATTCCAAACTTTTGAAGGCAAATGGTTGATGTCAGTTCATAGCCATAAAAAAGTTGAAGGTAAAACAGTTCGAATTCCAAAATTATTTGAAGTCGATTTGTCTGGAGATCAATTAGTGGTAGTAAAACCTTATATCCCTTAG
- a CDS encoding glycoside hydrolase family 43 protein: MKLKFSMIISFVCSFVFSQNNYFVPGKQWKDTDGVHINAHGGGIVFVDDTYYWYGEYKTSGRSGNTSLEGISCYSSKDLYNWHNEGIVLRVEQNPKSEITKGCVMERPKVIFNKKTGKYVMWFHLELKGQGYDAAKAAVAISDSPKGPFQFKKSYRPNKGVWPIDFKEEFKVASNNEASLKSWSPEWLTAIKNGMLVRRDFEKGQMSRDMTVYVDDNEKAYLIHSSEENLTLHISELTDDYLDFTDKWSRVAPAGHNEAPAVLKKDGIYYMITSGCTGWDPNAARSFKSKSIWGPWETLGNPCVGKDAELTFHSQSTYILPVEGKKDQFIFMADRWNPKNPIDGTYVWLPIQFENGKPILKWLEKWNLNAFTENQ; this comes from the coding sequence ATGAAATTAAAATTTTCGATGATTATCAGTTTTGTGTGTTCTTTTGTTTTTTCGCAAAACAATTATTTTGTTCCGGGAAAACAGTGGAAAGATACAGATGGAGTGCATATTAATGCCCATGGCGGCGGAATTGTTTTTGTTGATGACACCTATTATTGGTACGGCGAATATAAAACTTCTGGCCGTTCAGGAAACACCTCATTAGAAGGAATCAGCTGTTATTCCTCAAAAGATTTATACAATTGGCATAACGAAGGCATTGTGCTGCGAGTCGAACAAAATCCTAAATCTGAAATTACAAAAGGATGTGTTATGGAGCGTCCAAAAGTTATTTTTAATAAAAAAACAGGGAAATATGTAATGTGGTTTCATTTGGAACTGAAAGGGCAGGGCTATGATGCTGCCAAAGCCGCTGTTGCGATAAGCGATTCTCCAAAAGGGCCTTTTCAATTCAAAAAATCATATCGTCCGAATAAAGGAGTTTGGCCAATTGATTTTAAAGAGGAGTTTAAAGTAGCGTCCAATAATGAAGCTTCTTTAAAATCTTGGAGTCCCGAATGGCTGACAGCAATAAAAAACGGAATGCTGGTTCGCAGGGATTTTGAAAAAGGACAAATGTCAAGAGATATGACCGTTTATGTGGATGATAATGAAAAGGCGTATTTAATTCATTCTTCAGAAGAAAATCTGACGCTTCATATTTCAGAACTTACAGACGATTATTTAGATTTTACAGATAAATGGTCAAGAGTAGCACCGGCAGGACATAATGAAGCTCCAGCTGTTTTAAAAAAAGACGGAATTTATTATATGATAACATCAGGTTGTACGGGTTGGGATCCAAATGCAGCAAGATCTTTTAAATCAAAATCCATTTGGGGGCCTTGGGAAACTTTAGGAAATCCATGTGTGGGTAAAGATGCTGAATTGACTTTTCATTCGCAAAGCACTTATATTCTTCCTGTAGAAGGAAAAAAAGATCAGTTTATTTTTATGGCTGATCGATGGAATCCTAAAAATCCAATTGATGGCACTTATGTTTGGCTTCCGATACAATTTGAAAACGGAAAACCAATTTTGAAATGGTTGGAGAAATGGAATTTAAATGCTTTTACAGAAAATCAATAA
- a CDS encoding glycoside hydrolase family 16 protein: protein MRFIGRFLALGISLMLLFSFVRYKEKVLISEDYKLVWADEFNTDGRPDEKNWSYETGFVRNQENQWYQKENAFCKDGYLIIEARNENKVNPDFVSKTHKDFAKNRDSIKVTSSCLITRGKHSWQYGRFEMRAKIPVGKGMWPAFWSLGIKGNWPANGEIDIMEYYTGKILANAAWKSNEPNTAWDSETFKLSDFKDKSWADKFHIWKMDWDAYSIKLYVDDQLLNEINVDATIPSGDQKISPFQQPHYLLVNLAVGGINGGAFSKADLPSKYSIDYIRVYQKK from the coding sequence ATGAGATTTATCGGTAGGTTTTTGGCGTTGGGAATTTCCCTGATGCTGCTTTTTAGTTTCGTCAGGTACAAAGAAAAAGTTTTAATTTCTGAAGATTATAAGCTGGTCTGGGCAGATGAGTTTAATACAGATGGCCGTCCAGATGAAAAGAATTGGAGTTACGAAACAGGTTTTGTGAGAAATCAAGAAAACCAATGGTATCAAAAAGAAAATGCATTTTGCAAAGATGGTTATTTGATTATCGAAGCTAGAAACGAAAACAAAGTCAATCCAGATTTTGTATCTAAAACGCATAAAGATTTTGCTAAAAATAGAGATTCCATAAAAGTGACTTCTTCGTGTTTAATTACCCGAGGAAAACATTCCTGGCAATACGGACGCTTTGAAATGCGCGCTAAAATTCCAGTTGGTAAAGGAATGTGGCCGGCCTTTTGGAGTTTAGGAATAAAAGGAAACTGGCCAGCAAACGGCGAAATTGACATTATGGAATATTACACCGGAAAAATACTGGCGAATGCCGCATGGAAATCAAACGAGCCGAATACAGCTTGGGATAGTGAAACATTTAAACTGAGTGATTTTAAAGACAAATCATGGGCAGACAAATTTCACATTTGGAAAATGGATTGGGATGCGTATTCAATTAAATTATATGTTGATGACCAATTATTAAATGAAATTAATGTTGATGCAACAATACCATCCGGAGATCAAAAAATAAGTCCATTTCAACAGCCTCACTATTTGTTAGTGAACCTTGCCGTTGGAGGAATAAATGGTGGAGCATTTTCGAAAGCAGATCTTCCTTCGAAATACAGTATAGATTATATAAGGGTTTATCAAAAAAAATAA
- a CDS encoding RagB/SusD family nutrient uptake outer membrane protein: protein MKRYIQNKISRIVPLVAVAALFVSCSEDFLEPDPLSFYEPEATFTTETGLQAVLASADKQLRNNYIHYNNAGNSVPIGTEYVFSDMSKYGKTDNTSTISDFANTMVPTMSYKTATNDDFYFGFYWTEAYTGIKHANTVLTYIDKVTSLTEEVKRKYIGQAYFHRAYRYLNLVYQFGDIPLITKILEVPKQSYYSTKKEAIIEMITADMEKAVEWVPEQSKLPYLGVVNKGACRQLLIKCYLASGRFKDAENQADLLINSSGYSLMQGSFGTFDTGGNPATWTITRNVIWDLHRPENKVIAANREAILVMPNGGVQSFLPFASMRIFGPNWNSGTVTTPDGKQAANRFASNNANYQANYDYARALGRGIATISASYYSQHPMWVVNGVEDKQDLRHNSTVGNWVNMENLKYSDKTSAYYGQNFRLKNGTTLLAKDTLREWFDFPLYKIYLHDVVNETNPNANDFQGASTGSKAHWYLYRLAETYLLRAEARFYQGNVGGAAQDVNVVRARAGASQMYGTVTIGDICAERGRELYLEEWRNVELKRISHCLALSGQADEWGQTYSKTNWDKQSGTDNAGGSYWYQRIVHYTLYNKYPSGIVVPNGTKFYTMDKRNNYWPIPNSAITANIKGKLSQNFGYDGYDPSVKVWDKWEDAVADESQL, encoded by the coding sequence ATGAAAAGATATATACAAAATAAAATTTCAAGAATAGTGCCTCTAGTTGCGGTTGCTGCTCTTTTTGTTTCCTGTTCAGAAGATTTTCTGGAGCCAGATCCGCTTTCGTTTTACGAACCAGAAGCTACATTTACTACAGAAACTGGATTACAGGCTGTTTTGGCAAGTGCAGATAAACAGCTTCGTAATAACTATATTCATTACAATAATGCGGGTAATAGTGTACCTATTGGTACTGAATATGTTTTCTCTGATATGTCAAAATATGGAAAAACAGATAATACCAGTACCATTTCTGATTTTGCTAATACTATGGTGCCTACCATGAGTTATAAAACGGCAACAAATGATGATTTTTATTTCGGATTTTACTGGACAGAAGCTTATACTGGAATTAAACATGCCAATACTGTTTTAACTTATATTGATAAGGTAACAAGTTTAACAGAAGAAGTAAAACGTAAATATATTGGTCAGGCTTATTTTCACAGAGCATATCGTTATCTTAACTTAGTTTATCAATTTGGAGATATTCCGTTGATTACAAAGATTTTGGAAGTTCCTAAGCAAAGTTATTATTCAACTAAAAAAGAAGCCATTATCGAAATGATTACAGCAGATATGGAAAAGGCTGTAGAATGGGTGCCAGAACAATCAAAACTACCTTATCTAGGCGTAGTAAACAAAGGGGCATGTCGTCAATTATTGATTAAATGTTACTTGGCATCTGGAAGATTTAAAGATGCCGAAAATCAGGCCGATTTATTGATTAATTCTTCTGGTTACTCTTTAATGCAGGGTTCATTCGGAACTTTTGATACAGGAGGAAATCCAGCAACATGGACCATTACTAGAAATGTAATTTGGGATTTACATCGACCTGAAAATAAGGTTATTGCTGCTAACAGAGAAGCTATTTTGGTAATGCCAAATGGTGGTGTACAATCCTTTTTGCCATTTGCTTCTATGAGAATTTTTGGCCCAAACTGGAATTCTGGTACAGTTACTACTCCTGATGGGAAGCAAGCAGCAAATCGTTTTGCTTCAAACAATGCCAATTATCAGGCTAACTATGATTATGCAAGAGCTTTAGGACGTGGTATTGCTACGATCAGCGCTTCGTATTATTCACAGCATCCTATGTGGGTGGTTAATGGTGTGGAAGACAAACAAGATCTTAGACATAACAGTACTGTTGGTAATTGGGTTAACATGGAAAATCTTAAGTATAGCGACAAGACTTCGGCGTATTATGGACAAAACTTCAGATTAAAAAATGGTACTACTTTGTTGGCAAAAGATACGCTTCGTGAATGGTTTGATTTTCCTTTGTATAAAATCTATCTGCATGATGTTGTAAATGAAACGAATCCAAATGCAAATGATTTTCAAGGAGCTAGTACAGGAAGTAAAGCACATTGGTACTTATATCGTTTGGCTGAAACTTATTTGTTGAGAGCAGAAGCCCGTTTTTATCAAGGCAATGTTGGTGGTGCAGCTCAGGATGTAAATGTTGTCAGAGCGAGAGCTGGTGCATCGCAAATGTATGGAACAGTAACTATCGGTGATATTTGTGCTGAAAGAGGAAGAGAACTTTATCTGGAAGAATGGAGAAATGTGGAGTTAAAACGTATTTCGCATTGTCTCGCACTCAGCGGACAGGCTGATGAATGGGGACAAACCTACAGTAAGACCAACTGGGACAAACAGTCTGGAACAGATAACGCAGGTGGCAGTTATTGGTACCAACGTATTGTACATTATACCCTTTACAACAAATACCCTAGTGGAATTGTGGTTCCTAACGGAACTAAGTTCTACACCATGGACAAACGTAACAATTACTGGCCAATTCCAAATAGTGCTATAACGGCTAATATCAAAGGAAAATTAAGTCAGAACTTTGGTTATGATGGTTATGATCCGAGCGTTAAGGTGTGGGATAAATGGGAGGATGCTGTCGCAGATGAAAGCCAGCTTTAA
- a CDS encoding glycosyl hydrolase: MKKLYIFILFWLSVFVFNIQAQAPNLPVKANLATTLNGSKTFTNATAPDILSFPLSNQSEFTLEVKAKVNSAVGRGFDVEVKNIIGLGFRTSLDKTTFNSTTILSTPENLSTSVDNAQEQTYRYAIKDGVANIYQDGHYLTSKTLDFLNNTSGSTIAYGADNLLGRWAGITGSNSGKPNDYGWASTSTSLPWNTANSTSGVRYLDVTSGHTFESDNSVYSGRIMYIRWDNASYSAATYSYPVKLEQGLRYEFSWLYEYISNATAGVKLNVAISSGADGSGVIASKTFTTGSANKLRKGDLSFVSNVDGNYYLTITGDYALFAIADLKLKSSNLINTWDGYYNDNAGTPAAYGWTNVASPSIFNTANSTSGARFMDVTSGHTFESDNSVYSGRLMYIRWDSTALENSVYSFPVQLEASKGYQFSWLYEYISNLSPGSQMTVSVSTAANGGGTVLATKNFTTGAVNKLRKGDLAFQSQSAGTYYINITGAKAFFGIGDLKVQGQETANIVIGKNYATGAVDMAITSVTFENVAYAPDKVISPSLQTINISSNTTTGAFAKSKVVLSGTASLYLKNGNNPLINSTVNLTSTDNSLYFENVKPSDVISSQLQYVSVNGVLAVNGTNVNVTNYGGGTVVSPYVADYQPLQVFTEENFAGSSQQYVTVTPFDNLGAFDNAIKSFKLKKGYMATFATSADGSGYSRVYIAENEDLEVPVLPINLKGTISFVRTMRWHQVNKKGLAGGSTEAINSTNITWYYNWNTGMDTTPNVEYVPIRQTQWWPSFTPAYTKEGYTHLLGFNEPDRPDQANMTVEAAISNWPALLKSGLRVGSPATSDPYNPWMANFMTQAEANNYRVDYVALHCYWYKTAAQWKSDLQYIYDKYKRPIWITEWNIGANWTANNFPDDVNTLTDANATKHKNDLASILAVLESADYVERYSIYNWVQDARAMYVTINDAFKTRNPNWQNYVWLQNAPVISSTATDYTVLTPAGQYYAKNASAKAYSSTREYIPLWKTKVETLSYTLSSDYKNITIKWIGTNQELVNKYVLERKLTGENAFSVFYESTDYNVISKIDQVHTHAEYRIKVVGKDNVESAYSAILVYDQPAIPAIPTNFTGEAVSSSAINLKWSLVTGAESYKIKRATTLNGTYDIINAYVKDSIFANINLEANKDYFYKIASENAGGESQYSAAIQVKTLTTSGSLSAKNANIADINTLGEGVRIISASPNPTTGQFDLFLPSNEDNTTVAIYTLDGKLISTAHYGNINGAIHLNIENQPSGIYLVKIPSHPDATVRIIKK, encoded by the coding sequence ATGAAAAAACTATACATATTTATATTATTCTGGTTATCGGTTTTTGTATTCAATATACAGGCACAAGCTCCTAATTTACCTGTAAAGGCAAATTTAGCGACAACATTAAATGGTTCTAAGACTTTTACAAATGCTACAGCTCCAGATATTCTATCATTTCCCTTATCCAATCAAAGCGAATTTACTTTAGAAGTAAAAGCCAAAGTCAATTCGGCTGTTGGAAGAGGATTTGATGTTGAAGTTAAAAACATAATCGGCCTTGGATTTAGAACTTCTTTGGATAAAACCACTTTTAATAGTACTACAATCTTATCAACGCCCGAAAATTTAAGCACTTCTGTAGACAATGCTCAGGAACAAACGTATCGATATGCCATAAAAGACGGTGTTGCCAATATTTATCAAGACGGACATTATTTAACTTCTAAAACATTAGATTTTTTAAATAATACTTCAGGATCAACAATTGCCTATGGTGCTGATAATTTATTAGGAAGATGGGCAGGTATTACAGGAAGTAATTCCGGAAAACCTAATGATTACGGCTGGGCAAGTACTTCAACAAGTTTACCTTGGAATACTGCTAATTCAACCTCCGGTGTTCGATACTTGGATGTAACTTCTGGGCATACATTTGAATCCGATAATTCAGTTTACAGTGGCAGAATCATGTACATTCGTTGGGACAATGCCAGTTATTCGGCTGCGACCTATAGCTATCCTGTCAAGCTGGAGCAAGGTTTGAGGTATGAATTTTCATGGCTTTATGAATATATTTCCAATGCGACGGCAGGTGTCAAATTAAACGTGGCAATATCATCAGGTGCTGACGGATCTGGAGTTATTGCTTCTAAAACATTTACAACAGGAAGTGCCAATAAATTACGAAAGGGAGATTTATCTTTTGTTTCGAATGTTGATGGGAATTATTACCTAACCATCACAGGAGATTACGCACTTTTTGCTATTGCCGACTTAAAATTGAAATCTTCCAATTTAATTAATACTTGGGATGGTTATTACAATGATAATGCCGGAACTCCCGCTGCTTATGGATGGACGAATGTTGCTTCTCCATCTATCTTTAATACAGCCAACAGTACAAGCGGAGCACGTTTTATGGATGTAACTTCTGGGCATACTTTTGAATCCGATAATTCAGTTTACAGTGGCAGATTAATGTACATCAGATGGGACAGTACTGCACTTGAAAACTCCGTTTATTCATTTCCAGTACAATTAGAAGCCTCAAAAGGCTATCAGTTTTCGTGGCTATACGAATACATTTCGAATTTAAGTCCAGGTTCTCAAATGACGGTTTCGGTTTCTACAGCTGCAAATGGAGGAGGAACAGTTTTGGCAACTAAAAACTTTACAACAGGAGCTGTTAATAAACTAAGAAAAGGAGATTTGGCATTTCAATCGCAAAGTGCAGGAACTTATTATATCAATATAACTGGAGCCAAAGCATTTTTCGGAATTGGAGATTTAAAAGTTCAGGGACAAGAGACCGCCAATATTGTAATTGGTAAAAATTATGCTACTGGTGCTGTAGATATGGCGATTACTTCGGTTACATTTGAAAATGTAGCTTATGCTCCTGATAAAGTAATTAGCCCGTCACTGCAAACCATAAATATTTCAAGCAATACGACTACAGGAGCTTTTGCAAAATCAAAAGTAGTTTTAAGCGGAACAGCTTCTTTGTATCTTAAAAATGGAAACAATCCATTAATTAATTCGACAGTCAACTTAACATCAACAGATAACAGTTTATATTTTGAAAATGTCAAACCGAGTGACGTAATTAGTTCACAGTTGCAATATGTTTCGGTAAACGGTGTTTTGGCAGTCAATGGTACAAATGTAAATGTTACCAATTATGGCGGAGGAACAGTTGTTTCGCCATACGTTGCAGACTATCAGCCGTTACAAGTTTTTACAGAAGAAAATTTTGCAGGATCATCACAGCAGTATGTTACCGTAACTCCATTTGATAATTTAGGAGCTTTTGACAATGCTATTAAATCATTCAAATTAAAGAAAGGGTACATGGCGACTTTCGCTACCAGTGCAGATGGATCAGGCTACAGCCGAGTTTACATTGCAGAAAATGAAGATTTGGAAGTGCCTGTTTTACCTATTAATTTAAAAGGAACCATTTCGTTTGTCCGAACCATGAGATGGCATCAGGTTAACAAAAAAGGACTTGCAGGCGGCAGTACAGAAGCTATTAATTCAACCAATATTACTTGGTATTACAATTGGAACACAGGAATGGATACTACGCCAAATGTAGAATATGTTCCAATTCGTCAAACCCAATGGTGGCCTTCCTTTACGCCAGCTTATACTAAAGAAGGATATACTCATTTGTTAGGATTTAACGAACCAGATCGTCCAGATCAAGCCAATATGACTGTTGAAGCAGCCATAAGCAATTGGCCAGCTCTTTTGAAATCAGGATTACGAGTAGGTTCTCCAGCGACTTCAGATCCTTATAATCCTTGGATGGCAAATTTCATGACTCAGGCTGAGGCTAATAATTACCGCGTAGATTACGTTGCATTACACTGTTATTGGTATAAAACCGCTGCACAATGGAAAAGTGATTTACAATACATTTATGACAAATACAAAAGACCAATCTGGATTACAGAATGGAATATTGGGGCAAACTGGACGGCCAACAATTTCCCTGATGATGTGAATACGCTTACAGATGCCAATGCAACAAAACACAAAAATGATTTAGCATCGATTTTGGCTGTTTTAGAAAGTGCCGATTATGTAGAACGTTATTCCATATACAATTGGGTGCAAGATGCGCGAGCAATGTATGTGACGATTAACGACGCTTTTAAAACTAGAAATCCAAATTGGCAAAATTATGTTTGGCTTCAGAATGCACCAGTAATTTCTAGTACAGCGACCGATTATACAGTTTTAACTCCTGCGGGTCAATATTATGCTAAAAATGCATCGGCGAAAGCCTATAGCTCAACTAGAGAATATATTCCATTATGGAAAACAAAAGTCGAAACGCTGAGTTACACACTTTCATCTGATTATAAAAATATTACCATAAAATGGATAGGAACCAATCAGGAGTTAGTAAACAAATATGTTCTGGAAAGAAAACTAACAGGCGAAAATGCATTTTCTGTTTTCTATGAATCAACAGATTATAATGTTATTTCAAAAATAGATCAGGTTCACACTCATGCCGAATACAGAATTAAAGTGGTTGGTAAAGACAATGTGGAGTCGGCTTATTCGGCGATATTGGTTTACGATCAGCCTGCGATTCCGGCAATTCCAACCAATTTTACAGGAGAAGCAGTCTCATCATCAGCAATCAATTTGAAATGGTCTCTTGTAACAGGAGCGGAATCGTATAAAATCAAAAGAGCGACAACACTTAATGGCACTTATGATATTATAAACGCTTACGTAAAAGACAGCATTTTTGCCAACATCAATTTAGAAGCCAACAAAGATTATTTCTACAAGATTGCATCAGAAAATGCGGGAGGAGAAAGCCAATATTCTGCTGCTATACAAGTGAAAACATTAACAACGTCTGGTTCTTTGAGTGCTAAAAACGCAAATATAGCAGACATAAATACACTAGGAGAAGGCGTTAGAATAATCAGCGCGTCTCCAAATCCAACAACGGGGCAGTTTGATCTTTTCTTGCCATCAAATGAGGACAATACCACAGTTGCAATTTATACGCTGGATGGCAAATTAATTTCAACAGCACATTATGGAAATATAAATGGTGCAATTCATTTGAATATAGAAAATCAGCCTTCGGGAATTTATTTGGTTAAGATTCCGTCACATCCTGATGCTACAGTCCGAATTATTAAAAAATAA